The segment CACCTATGTATTAGTGGCGACAACACTTTTGTGGCGATACATAGTATTAGCGGTGATATTGCATTAGCGACGACAAATAATATTTGTGGCGACAAACTGAACAATTGTGATGAGGCAACAACGACGACTCACGCCGCCGCAAATAGCTTTAGCGGCGACAACCGTAATCTTTAGTGGCAACACGTGTCGTCGCTAATGCTGATATTTCTTGTAGTGATTGTATGATATTATATATTAATGATAATGATATTGCAAAAACCCGAAAGTTTGAAACAACAGCAGCTGACCCAGTGTGGATCTTTGGGGTGTGCGACTGAAGACCATGTCGTCAAGAGGTCCTGAATTTTTTTTTACGCTTTAGTGAATTGCTATCACTAATTCATCATCAATCTATTGCAAATCGGTTGGTTTGCTTTGTTGAGTATTTGTAAATgagcattattttattttattttatatccaCTCACTAATATAAATAGCTACCGTATATTAGGTGTCAAATCTTATtatagttttaatgattttttctTATATATAAAAAACTATATTTAAGGATTTAGTTTTATTTTTCCTACAACCTTTTAAAAATAATAGACCCACCCTACCTTAAAAATAATAGACCCACCCGACCGACACTAACCTCTAAAAGAACCAgtttttattttctaataaattaccaaaaatattCATGTTTTATCCCaattaattttcccctttttttAGGTAAAAAATGGAAGTGTTTGAAATATTTTCATTTATGGTGGTATATATAGCCACCATCACTATCAACGAAAAAAAAGGACGATAATTTCACGTGTGTTCCTATTTATAAATGTAGCATTACACTTCACAAATTATACTGAGAAACACAAATCCAATGGAACCAAAATTCGCAACCAGCAAAGGTTTATTGGAAACTCATGAGTTATACAAGGTTGCTTCACAACTTCTTTATTATATTTTTGCTTCAAATCTTCAAAACTAGCCAACTTATGTGATTTACATGCAGTATATTATGGAGAATAACGTGTACCCTCGCGAACCCAAACCATTGAAGGAGCTTCGGGCTCTCACCACTACACACCCACGGTAAAAACTTCACGTTTTTTGAGCTATGAACATGATTTTGTGCAAATTGAATTACATGATTAATTTGTAGGGCTGTGATGGGCACGGCACCCGATGCTGGCCAGTTGATTGAGATCTTGTTGAAGGTCATTGACGCGAAAAAGACCATAGAGATTGGGGTTTTTACAGGTTACTCGTTGTTACTAACTGCTCTTGCGATTCCTGAAGATGGCAAGGTTTGTCATTATGTTACAGTTTGAGTTTAAGAATAAACAAACTTGTAATTATGCATGCTAGTTTACAAAGCATTAAGTTTTGAGCAGATTGTAGCTATAGATGTGGATCGGGAAGCCTATGAGATTGGTCTACCGGTTATACAAAAGGCCGGGGTGGAGCATAAGATCAACTTTATTGAATCCGAGGGTCTACCAGCTCTTGATAAACTCTTGGAGGATGTAAGTGTACATAATTTGGTCCAAATTGTGCTTTGAAACGTGGACTAGGTTTTGCCTCTTCATACTTGAGGTTCACGATTTAATCATTAATCCAAAGCAAAACGACAAATGATTCTTGACCAAATTATATATCATtagtatttaatttttttatttttgtgtgaacTTGGTTATTACAAACACACAAAATTACTACTTACGTAAACGATCGACAAAGAGGCTTCTAGTCCAGTGGTACTTGATCTTGCTCTCACTCCTTGATGTTGACGGTTCAAATACCATCGTAGACATAGGTGGTTTAAACGCGTAATTTATgagtagattagatttgccgtaaaaaaaaaaaaaaaaaaaaaaaaaaccttaagcGATCAAAGTGAGTACGGTAAATTatagtaaaaacctttttgtatAATTAATCAGGAACGAAACAGAATTTTAGAATATGAGATCTTacattataatattttaaaaaaaaagtttaatacaTAGTTAAATACTATTAAGAAGTTGAGGTATGTGGTGTTTATACTACTGATAATATTTGGATCAAAAGTCAGAACAATACATAAAGTAATTGTGTTGGTAAATATCCGAATCAGAAAAAATCTGATATTCAATTTTAAATTATCAGAAAATTTGGATATCTGAGTTTCGGACTCGGataaaaataatgattttataAATTTTCAGATATTTCGGaatattctatttttatttatttatttgtttatttattgattttttgTATTATAAACATTTTCTTATTTTATGATATTTAGGATATTTCGGATATCCCATTGTTTAATCAATGAAAATATGAAACAACAAAAAATACTTGATGTAATGTCGGTAGCTGTTTTTGTCTATGTGTCACCTAAACAACTAGATTTAGTG is part of the Lactuca sativa cultivar Salinas chromosome 7, Lsat_Salinas_v11, whole genome shotgun sequence genome and harbors:
- the LOC111877537 gene encoding probable caffeoyl-CoA O-methyltransferase At4g26220, with the protein product MEPKFATSKGLLETHELYKYIMENNVYPREPKPLKELRALTTTHPRAVMGTAPDAGQLIEILLKVIDAKKTIEIGVFTGYSLLLTALAIPEDGKIVAIDVDREAYEIGLPVIQKAGVEHKINFIESEGLPALDKLLEDPRNQGSFDYVFVDADKGNYINYHELILKLLKVNGIVVYDNTLWFGTVAKPEDSVPEGYRRGRTAIVEFNKALAADPRVDISMIPLGDGLTICRRL